The Spirochaetota bacterium genome includes the window CGAGCCTGAGGTAGCGCGCCGCCATGTAGGCGAGCGTGCGCCGGCGCAGCGGATCGGTTTCGGTAAACGTTTTGTCGGGGAATACGCCCTCTTTTACAAGGTACTGCCTGCCGGCGTTGAAATCTTTGGGCTTCTGAGCCATGGTGAGCGCGAATAGCTTCACCGCGTCGCCCACGGTCGCCGTGGGCCGGTCGCCGAGCTCGGCGTAATAGTTGATGTTGCCCATGTCCTGTGAAAAAGCGGGCAGAGCGAAAAAAACCGCTATAAAAAAAACCGCCGTTTTTCGTCTCATCTTTTTCTCCTTTATATCTGTGCGCCGCGTCCGCGGCATCCCGAACGCGCTCCGAACCACCTTCCAGGACCCGGAACGCCGGTAAAAACTAAGCTACACCCGTCAGGTGTCAGTCAATAATCGGCCACAACAGGTCGACCGTTACGCTGGCGCTTCCGCCGACGTTGTTGTTGTAGAAATCGAGCGCGTCGTCGAAGTTGTCCACAAGCTGGTCGCCGAAGTTCTCGAGCCCTGTCTGCTCGTCGCCGGTTATATTGGCCGGGTTGAGTGGCGTGATGGCGCCGTTGCGGAGGTCGCCGAGCAGTGGATCGGGCCGCATGTTGCCGGGGCGAAGATTGAAAGAGGAGCGCCCGCCCACGTTGCGGTTGACGCCGCTGTTGTTCGACGCGTTGACCGACCCGTCCGGCACCTGTATACTGGTGCCGAAGGCCGGGCCGTGCGAGGTGTTCTGCTCGGTCCCGCGCACCGACGACGTGGCCACCGGCGTTACGATGTTGAAGCGCGTTTTGAGCGTGCCGATTCGCTTGACGCGCGCGTTCACCGAGCCGTTCTTGAGGCCTATCACGTTGTCCGACGAGCTTTTGGTGAAGCTGTTCTTCAATACCTTGATGGTGGTGAGAGGCTTCACCGTAAGCAGGTTGTCGTCGATGTTCAGCACCGCCTGCGAGTTCACCCCGGTCATCACCATGGTGCCTTCTTTTATGGTCTGCCCCTTGGCCAGCGGCCTCCATGCAGCGCCGTCTTTGTATGCGGCATCGCCCCTGGCGGAGACCACGAGGACCGCGGCGTTGGCGGTGGTGAGGGTGAAAAGCGTTATCGCCGAAAAAGCGACTACCGCTGTTAACATTCTGTTCATCATCTTTCTCCTTTATTGTTCGACATAATATGTTTCATCTTCGTTTGATGTCAGCATGTAATCAATAGTACATTAGTGTGCTTATTAACAATTTGCGTAAAACTCATATGTCGATTGCCCCTCGCCGTATGGATTGGTTGCGGCAATTTTATAATAAGTGGGATTGGGTTCTTCAGAGCCTCCCCTCCCTGTCGGATCAATAAACCTGTATCCAACATTATCGAAATCCTCTTTCCGGCCGGCTGCTATCGGTATGAACGGTCCACCCGGCTGGGATGAGCGATAGATGATAAAACCGATAAGGCCGATAGGCTCTCCTGTCGAATAACTCCAGGATATATTAACGCCTGGACCACTAATTGCATACGTATTATTAGGCGGATAGGGAAGCTCTCCCATCTGAATGGGAATCGTCACATTTTCCCCCGCAGCGAGGTCTTTCGTCGCGATACCGCCCATGA containing:
- a CDS encoding FecR domain-containing protein — translated: MNRMLTAVVAFSAITLFTLTTANAAVLVVSARGDAAYKDGAAWRPLAKGQTIKEGTMVMTGVNSQAVLNIDDNLLTVKPLTTIKVLKNSFTKSSSDNVIGLKNGSVNARVKRIGTLKTRFNIVTPVATSSVRGTEQNTSHGPAFGTSIQVPDGSVNASNNSGVNRNVGGRSSFNLRPGNMRPDPLLGDLRNGAITPLNPANITGDEQTGLENFGDQLVDNFDDALDFYNNNVGGSASVTVDLLWPIID